From a region of the Enterobacter sp. JBIWA008 genome:
- the gsiC gene encoding glutathione ABC transporter permease GsiC: MLNYVCKRLLGLIPTLLIVAVLVFLFVHMLPGDPARLVAGPEADATVIDLVRKQLGLDQPLYMQFIHYICNVLQGDFGISMVSRRPVSEEIATRFMPTFWLTIASMSWAVVFGLGAGIVAAVWRNRWPDKLGMALAVTGISFPAFALGMLLMQIFSVELGWLPTVGADTWKHYILPSMTLGAAVSAVMARFTRASFVDVLSEDYIRTARAKGVSEKWVILKHGFRNAMIPVVTMMGLQFGFLLGGSIVVEKVFNWPGLGRLLVDSVEMRDYPVIQAEVLLFSLEFILINLVVDVLYAAINPAIRYK; this comes from the coding sequence ATGCTGAATTATGTTTGTAAACGCCTGCTGGGGCTTATCCCGACGCTGCTGATTGTGGCGGTCCTGGTGTTTCTGTTTGTCCATATGCTGCCGGGCGATCCGGCGCGTCTGGTTGCCGGCCCTGAAGCGGATGCCACCGTCATTGACCTGGTGCGTAAGCAGCTTGGCCTCGACCAGCCGCTGTATATGCAGTTCATCCATTACATCTGTAATGTTCTGCAGGGCGATTTTGGTATCTCGATGGTGTCGCGCCGTCCGGTGTCGGAGGAGATTGCCACCCGCTTTATGCCGACGTTCTGGTTAACGATAGCCAGCATGAGCTGGGCGGTCGTGTTTGGGCTTGGCGCCGGGATTGTCGCGGCCGTCTGGCGCAACCGCTGGCCGGACAAGCTCGGCATGGCGCTGGCGGTAACCGGTATCTCCTTCCCGGCGTTCGCGCTGGGGATGCTGCTGATGCAGATCTTCTCCGTCGAACTGGGCTGGCTGCCCACCGTCGGGGCCGATACATGGAAGCATTACATCCTTCCTTCCATGACGCTGGGGGCTGCCGTTTCAGCGGTAATGGCCCGCTTTACCCGCGCCTCGTTCGTTGACGTGCTGAGCGAAGATTATATTCGCACCGCGCGGGCGAAAGGGGTTAGCGAGAAGTGGGTCATTCTGAAACACGGATTTCGCAATGCGATGATCCCGGTGGTGACGATGATGGGGCTGCAGTTTGGCTTCCTGCTCGGCGGCTCGATCGTCGTGGAAAAGGTCTTCAACTGGCCGGGACTGGGGCGCCTGCTGGTCGATTCCGTCGAGATGCGCGACTACCCGGTGATTCAGGCGGAAGTCCTGCTTTTCTCGCTGGAGTTTATTCTTATCAACTTAGTGGTGGACGTGCTCTACGCCGCCATTAACCCGGCCATCAGGTACAAGTAA
- the gsiD gene encoding glutathione ABC transporter permease GsiD, giving the protein MRLLNWRRQAVLNAMPGLKPDHVRTPWSEFWRRFRRQPVAMTAGLFVLLLIAVAVIAPWVVPFDAENYFDYDRLNDGPSMLHWFGVDSLGRDIFSRVLVGAQISLAAGVFAVLIGAAIGIVLGLVAGYYEGWWDRIIMRVCDVLFAFPGILLAIAVVAIMGSGMANVIIAVAIFSIPAFARLVRGNTLVLKQQTFIESARSMGASDATILFSHILPGTVSSIVVYFTMRIGVSIISAASLSFLGLGAQPPTPEWGAMLNEARADMVIAPHVAIFPSLAIFLTVLAFNLLGDGLRDALDPRIKG; this is encoded by the coding sequence ATGCGATTGTTGAACTGGCGACGTCAGGCCGTTTTAAACGCCATGCCGGGGCTAAAACCGGACCACGTCCGCACCCCGTGGTCTGAATTCTGGCGGCGTTTTCGTCGTCAGCCGGTCGCGATGACCGCGGGGCTGTTTGTGCTGCTGCTGATTGCGGTGGCAGTGATTGCGCCGTGGGTGGTGCCGTTTGATGCGGAAAACTATTTTGACTATGACCGTCTGAACGACGGACCGTCGATGCTGCACTGGTTCGGTGTGGACTCCCTCGGGCGGGATATCTTTAGCCGCGTGCTGGTGGGGGCGCAGATCTCGCTTGCCGCTGGGGTGTTCGCGGTGCTGATCGGCGCGGCCATCGGTATCGTGCTGGGTCTCGTTGCCGGGTATTACGAAGGCTGGTGGGACCGCATTATCATGCGCGTCTGCGACGTGCTGTTTGCTTTCCCCGGCATTTTGCTGGCGATTGCCGTGGTGGCGATCATGGGCAGCGGCATGGCGAACGTCATTATTGCTGTAGCGATCTTTTCGATTCCCGCGTTTGCGCGTCTGGTGCGCGGCAACACGCTGGTGCTTAAACAGCAGACCTTTATCGAGTCCGCCCGCAGCATGGGGGCCAGCGACGCCACCATTCTGTTCAGCCATATTTTGCCGGGTACGGTGTCGTCTATCGTGGTTTATTTCACCATGCGTATCGGCGTGTCGATTATCTCGGCGGCCAGCCTGTCGTTTCTGGGGTTAGGCGCACAGCCTCCGACGCCGGAGTGGGGCGCGATGCTGAACGAGGCGAGGGCAGATATGGTGATTGCGCCGCACGTGGCGATCTTCCCGAGTCTGGCGATTTTTCTGACCGTGCTGGCGTTTAACCTGCTGGGTGACGGGCTGCGCGACGCGCTGGATCCG